A genomic segment from Polyangium mundeleinium encodes:
- a CDS encoding fused MFS/spermidine synthase, translated as MTQPRPSPPSSSAHPLKVALLLFGSGLSALVYQTAWQRELRLVFGSSTAASAAVLAIFIGGAGAGSLLFGKRSDASPRPLRLYGRLELAIAALAAVSPFAIDLARIVYRAAGGTFLLGMTLGTALRLALAALVIGAPTVLMGGTLPSAARSAESQTDTQRRAVGWLYAANTLGAVAGATLCTLLLLETLGTRGALWVAALLNAIVAGLALLVDKRLAPMAEEPTTKADERAAESKASLPPRFVLAFAALSGFLFFWLELVWYRLLGPLLGGTVYTFGVILAVVLLGIGLGGLLYPLLFRKRVPSARGLALTAALEALFVAVPFALGDRLAVLALALRPEAGTGLFHYVPGWIALTGIMAFPAALVAGVQYPLLVALLGEGRTRVGSHLGTVGAHNTLGAMVGSLAGGFLLVPTLGALGSMRVVVFGLLAMAAGSAYFAIRVPALRRMIAAPLSAALAFAAILSPGPSAVLRHTPIGAGRVDRVLLDTPAFTRAWIEDVKRLIIWQTEGRESSVAIDGTDGIAMVVNGKIDGNARGDASTQVMGGLLGALLHPDPKHAMVIGFGTGSSAGWLGKVPAMERVDVAELEPSMLEIGRRCAPVNEDVLSNPKVRVLLGDAREILPTVPARYDVVFSEPSNPYRAGVASLFTQEYYRAVRGRLKEGGLFLQWVQIYEIDVDTLRTIYATLASVFPAVETWYLGWSDLVLVASEAPLVHDPDLLRTKLAAEPYRRALLNAWRTEGIEGLFAHYVAGPPFARGLADVPGATFNTDDRNRVEFGFARAVGNFGSVSTFFESVRHRKEDRPTLKSGNLDFVRVAEDRAAQVAGDGSDPAMPEHLTPDAEVRVQALVNYAAGNLEGALAKWAFQEQAPVGPVETTLVAEGLAWKGDDGVLPLLERHARDFPIEADVIRARYEYAKGRRAEAVKLLERAFAAYRRDPWPSTAVMNRAMDLARELGQSAPADAKRIFTALDMPFSVLVLESTRRNLRVDLSEVLPEENACVAAFAALEPHPPWDERLLGLRRDCYARFMHPLAAEASRATERRAACVGWRGWLTCL; from the coding sequence ATGACGCAGCCCCGCCCCTCCCCCCCGAGCTCCTCGGCCCATCCCCTCAAGGTCGCGCTCTTGCTCTTCGGCTCCGGCCTCTCGGCGCTCGTCTACCAGACGGCCTGGCAACGTGAGCTTCGCCTCGTCTTCGGGTCCTCCACGGCTGCGAGCGCCGCCGTCCTCGCGATATTCATCGGCGGCGCGGGCGCGGGCAGCTTGCTCTTCGGCAAGCGCAGCGACGCATCGCCCCGGCCGCTCCGCCTCTATGGCCGCCTCGAACTCGCCATTGCGGCGCTCGCGGCCGTCAGCCCGTTCGCGATCGACCTCGCGCGTATCGTGTATCGCGCCGCGGGCGGCACCTTTCTCCTCGGAATGACGCTCGGCACGGCCCTGCGCCTCGCGCTCGCCGCCCTCGTCATCGGCGCGCCCACGGTCCTCATGGGTGGCACCTTGCCCTCGGCCGCGCGTTCGGCCGAAAGCCAAACCGATACGCAGAGGCGCGCCGTCGGCTGGTTGTATGCGGCGAACACGCTCGGCGCGGTCGCGGGCGCCACGCTTTGCACGCTCCTCCTCCTGGAGACGCTCGGCACCCGCGGTGCGCTCTGGGTCGCCGCGCTGCTCAATGCGATCGTCGCAGGCCTCGCGCTCCTCGTGGACAAACGGCTCGCCCCGATGGCCGAGGAGCCGACCACGAAGGCCGACGAGCGTGCCGCGGAATCGAAGGCGAGCTTGCCACCGCGGTTCGTGCTCGCATTCGCCGCGCTCTCGGGGTTTTTGTTCTTCTGGCTCGAGCTCGTCTGGTATCGGCTCCTCGGCCCGCTCCTCGGCGGCACGGTGTATACGTTCGGCGTCATCCTTGCCGTCGTCCTGCTCGGGATCGGGCTCGGGGGGCTCTTGTATCCCCTCCTTTTCCGCAAGCGCGTCCCGTCGGCGCGGGGGCTCGCGCTCACGGCGGCGCTCGAAGCGCTCTTCGTGGCCGTTCCTTTTGCGCTGGGCGACCGGCTCGCGGTGCTCGCGCTCGCGCTCCGGCCCGAGGCGGGCACGGGGCTCTTTCATTACGTGCCGGGCTGGATCGCGCTCACGGGCATCATGGCGTTTCCGGCGGCGCTCGTGGCCGGCGTGCAGTATCCGCTCCTCGTCGCATTGCTCGGCGAGGGCCGGACCCGCGTCGGCTCGCACCTCGGCACCGTGGGCGCGCACAATACCCTCGGCGCCATGGTCGGCTCGCTCGCCGGCGGGTTTCTCCTCGTCCCCACGCTCGGCGCCCTCGGATCCATGCGCGTCGTGGTGTTCGGGCTCCTCGCCATGGCGGCCGGCTCCGCGTACTTCGCGATTCGCGTGCCTGCTTTGCGGCGCATGATCGCCGCCCCGCTCTCGGCCGCCCTCGCCTTTGCCGCCATTCTCTCGCCGGGCCCCTCGGCCGTCCTCCGGCATACGCCCATCGGCGCGGGCCGTGTCGATCGCGTTTTGCTCGACACGCCCGCGTTCACGCGTGCCTGGATCGAGGACGTCAAGCGCTTGATCATCTGGCAAACCGAGGGGCGCGAGAGCAGCGTGGCCATCGACGGCACCGACGGCATCGCGATGGTCGTTAATGGCAAGATCGACGGCAATGCGCGCGGCGACGCCTCGACGCAGGTGATGGGCGGCCTCCTCGGCGCGTTGCTCCACCCCGATCCGAAGCACGCCATGGTGATTGGCTTCGGCACCGGGAGCTCGGCCGGGTGGCTCGGCAAGGTGCCCGCCATGGAGCGCGTGGACGTCGCCGAGCTCGAGCCCTCCATGCTGGAAATCGGCCGCCGCTGCGCGCCGGTGAACGAGGACGTCCTTTCGAACCCGAAGGTTCGTGTCCTCCTCGGCGACGCGCGCGAAATCCTCCCCACGGTGCCGGCCCGCTACGACGTGGTCTTCTCCGAGCCTTCGAACCCGTACCGCGCCGGCGTCGCGAGCCTGTTCACGCAGGAGTATTACCGCGCCGTGCGCGGCCGGCTCAAGGAGGGCGGGCTCTTCCTGCAATGGGTGCAGATCTACGAGATCGATGTCGACACGCTTCGCACGATCTATGCGACGCTCGCCTCGGTCTTTCCGGCCGTGGAGACATGGTATCTCGGCTGGAGTGATCTCGTCCTCGTCGCGTCGGAGGCCCCGCTCGTGCACGATCCGGACCTCCTCCGGACGAAGCTCGCCGCGGAGCCCTATCGGCGGGCGCTTCTGAATGCCTGGCGCACCGAGGGCATCGAGGGGCTCTTTGCGCATTACGTGGCCGGCCCTCCGTTCGCGCGGGGGCTCGCCGACGTGCCCGGCGCCACCTTCAACACCGACGATCGGAACCGCGTGGAGTTCGGCTTCGCGCGGGCCGTCGGCAATTTTGGCTCGGTATCGACCTTCTTCGAGTCCGTCCGGCACCGCAAGGAGGATCGCCCGACGCTCAAATCGGGCAACCTCGATTTCGTGCGGGTCGCGGAGGATCGCGCGGCCCAGGTCGCGGGCGACGGCTCGGACCCGGCCATGCCCGAGCACCTCACGCCGGACGCGGAGGTGCGCGTGCAAGCGCTCGTCAATTACGCGGCCGGCAACCTCGAAGGTGCGCTCGCGAAATGGGCATTCCAGGAGCAAGCTCCGGTCGGCCCGGTGGAGACGACGCTCGTGGCCGAGGGGCTCGCGTGGAAGGGCGACGACGGCGTGCTCCCGCTGCTCGAACGGCACGCGCGTGATTTCCCGATCGAGGCCGACGTGATCCGCGCCCGCTACGAATACGCGAAGGGCCGGCGCGCCGAGGCCGTGAAGCTGCTCGAACGCGCGTTCGCCGCGTACCGGCGTGATCCGTGGCCCTCGACGGCCGTCATGAACCGGGCCATGGACCTCGCGCGCGAGCTCGGCCAGAGCGCGCCCGCCGACGCGAAGCGCATCTTCACCGCCCTCGACATGCCCTTTTCGGTGCTGGTGCTCGAATCGACCCGGAGGAACCTGCGTGTCGATCTCTCCGAGGTGCTCCCCGAGGAAAACGCGTGCGTGGCCGCGTTTGCCGCCCTCGAACCCCACCCGCCGTGGGACGAGCGCCTGCTCGGGCTCCGGCGTGATTGTTATGCGCGCTTCATGCACCCGCTCGCGGCGGAGGCGTCACGCGCGACGGAGCGGCGGGCGGCGTGTGTGGGATGGCGGGGGTGGCTGACCTGTTTGTGA
- a CDS encoding STAS domain-containing protein — protein MHCDRCILEDESRVELPLDAFLSDFLACDACPAAAAGPLALRLVLDRLRQSAHSLRRTRSLLRQREKDLEAALEATAQYEARIENMERVYKQSTRELEPHVAVVEKQAETIRALSAPILEVGEGVVAMPIIGALDGERAALVTEALLARIHAQPARCVILDLTGLDEVDETTAVAFLRVCAALRLLGARVVLCGLRSRVAQELVRLEADLSALQMLPTLRAALARCR, from the coding sequence ATGCATTGTGATCGTTGCATTCTCGAGGACGAATCGCGCGTCGAGCTGCCTCTGGATGCCTTCCTCTCCGATTTCCTCGCCTGCGACGCGTGCCCAGCGGCGGCCGCAGGGCCCCTCGCGCTCCGGCTCGTGCTGGATCGGCTCCGGCAGAGCGCCCATTCGCTGCGCCGGACGCGGAGCTTGCTCCGGCAGCGCGAAAAGGACCTGGAGGCGGCCCTGGAGGCGACGGCGCAATACGAGGCGCGTATCGAGAACATGGAGCGCGTGTACAAGCAAAGCACGCGCGAGCTCGAGCCTCACGTCGCGGTGGTGGAGAAGCAGGCCGAGACCATCCGCGCGCTCTCCGCGCCCATCCTGGAGGTCGGCGAGGGCGTGGTGGCCATGCCGATCATCGGCGCGCTCGACGGTGAGCGCGCCGCGCTCGTGACGGAGGCGCTGCTCGCGAGGATTCACGCGCAGCCAGCGCGCTGCGTGATCCTCGATCTCACGGGCCTCGACGAGGTCGACGAGACGACGGCCGTGGCCTTTTTGCGGGTCTGCGCGGCGCTCCGTTTGCTCGGGGCCCGGGTCGTGCTTTGTGGATTGCGGAGCCGGGTGGCCCAGGAGCTCGTCCGGCTCGAAGCCGATCTCTCGGCCCTTCAAATGCTCCCCACCTTGCGCGCCGCGCTCGCGCGGTGCCGGTGA
- a CDS encoding nuclear transport factor 2 family protein, producing the protein MDGRPYELYISLDDLAPLWSGTSGWENETPLRAVLVSLELVFLLIADTARDARAAAPRDERISRLWSGAIAQIRLLGDVLASTPPPPTIPPGAPSRATNLHVLADLARHTKALGIPTRLVRQWADTYDALGSDIPFLLGLEPAIDALRAAHELPERRSRTDVPTLPHDAWAAPVAVAALFQRRTFNAEDRLFAATHQGVECWMFLALRALAAAESAAHRRDWLAGARSIQQAACIVSYLAEAILILETMVLSDYHPLRVRLRDASGAQSRQFASALAAARRLFQLLDADRAERGTTLLTIYRRPEIHRDEHAFVEALTTLENRLSLFLFNHYKLAVRVLGTESLGSLGVEVQTLVDHFVKPLYPDLDRARYRHSVIASFAHGNHAGRIISDLERAPADPPPAPPPAALDTSRIRAGVAAYFDAMREMDLERWVRLFATNGAIESPEGSRPFRGHHGLRVFFRNFMKVFERGVVVTERAVRIDAREGRAEVDWQLDVRHKGIPISYTGTERFTFSPAGEIVRVTVFDDPRDIARQMLSGVERVACPLEE; encoded by the coding sequence ATGGATGGCCGACCTTATGAGCTTTACATCTCCCTCGATGATCTTGCCCCGCTCTGGTCGGGGACGTCGGGCTGGGAGAACGAGACGCCGCTGCGCGCGGTGCTCGTCTCGCTCGAGCTCGTGTTCCTGCTGATCGCCGATACGGCGCGCGACGCCCGGGCTGCGGCGCCCAGGGACGAGCGTATTTCCCGCCTGTGGAGCGGCGCGATCGCGCAAATTCGGTTGCTCGGCGACGTGCTCGCCTCGACGCCGCCGCCGCCAACGATCCCGCCGGGGGCGCCCTCACGCGCCACGAATCTCCACGTGCTCGCGGACCTCGCGCGCCACACGAAGGCGCTCGGCATCCCCACGCGGCTCGTCCGGCAATGGGCCGACACCTACGACGCCCTTGGCTCCGACATCCCTTTCTTGCTCGGCCTCGAACCCGCGATCGATGCCCTCCGGGCCGCGCACGAGCTCCCCGAGCGACGCTCCCGGACGGACGTCCCGACCCTCCCTCATGACGCCTGGGCCGCGCCCGTCGCCGTCGCCGCGCTCTTCCAGCGCCGCACGTTCAATGCCGAGGATCGTCTCTTTGCCGCCACCCACCAGGGCGTCGAGTGCTGGATGTTCCTCGCGCTCCGGGCGCTCGCCGCCGCCGAATCCGCGGCGCACCGGCGCGATTGGCTCGCGGGGGCCCGCTCCATCCAGCAAGCCGCATGCATCGTGAGTTACCTCGCCGAGGCCATCTTGATCCTCGAAACAATGGTCCTCTCCGATTATCACCCCCTCCGCGTCCGCCTGCGCGACGCCAGCGGGGCCCAGTCGCGCCAGTTCGCGAGCGCCCTCGCGGCGGCCCGGAGGCTCTTCCAGCTCCTCGACGCCGATCGGGCGGAGCGCGGCACCACCCTCCTCACGATCTATCGGCGCCCCGAGATCCATCGGGACGAGCACGCGTTCGTCGAGGCGCTCACGACCCTCGAAAATCGCCTCTCCCTCTTCCTCTTCAACCATTACAAATTGGCCGTACGTGTCCTCGGGACGGAGAGCCTCGGCTCCCTCGGCGTCGAGGTGCAGACGCTCGTCGACCATTTCGTCAAGCCGCTTTACCCGGATCTGGATCGGGCGCGCTACCGGCACAGCGTCATCGCGAGCTTTGCCCACGGAAACCACGCGGGACGTATCATCAGCGATCTGGAGCGCGCCCCGGCCGATCCGCCGCCGGCCCCGCCCCCCGCGGCCCTCGACACGAGCCGCATTCGTGCCGGCGTCGCCGCCTATTTCGACGCCATGCGCGAGATGGATCTCGAGCGATGGGTCCGGCTCTTCGCGACGAACGGCGCCATCGAATCCCCCGAAGGCAGCCGCCCCTTTCGCGGGCATCACGGCCTGCGCGTGTTCTTCCGCAACTTCATGAAGGTCTTTGAGCGGGGCGTCGTCGTCACCGAGCGCGCCGTCCGCATCGACGCCCGCGAGGGCCGCGCCGAGGTCGACTGGCAGCTCGACGTCCGGCACAAAGGAATCCCCATCTCGTACACGGGCACCGAGCGATTCACGTTCTCCCCCGCGGGAGAGATCGTCCGTGTCACCGTATTCGACGATCCCCGCGACATCGCACGGCAGATGTTGTCAGGGGTCGAGCGCGTCGCTTGCCCCCTGGAAGAATAG
- a CDS encoding FHA domain-containing protein, protein MGRHSACDVCVDERRVSAEHASLHWTGGRWELRDLGSRNGTLLGGQRLSPGERVPLAEGASFSLGGTSPTFVLIDDSPPGAAARHHSSGARRTASGGMLLLPDEELPLVSVFENGEGQWVAETGDDVQPVEDRQVITIAGEPWTLELPPRDTETWQSDIRSPSLETIHLRLAVSQNEEQVAATVVMGRREEELPARTHHYLLVTLARAWLEDRDAPAAKRGWLGREELCRMLATDVNKLNVDIHRARRQLAVLGVQNAAGLVERRPSTGELRIGVRSVEVVRM, encoded by the coding sequence ATGGGGCGGCATTCAGCCTGTGACGTGTGCGTGGACGAACGGCGCGTGTCTGCAGAGCACGCCAGCTTGCACTGGACAGGCGGGCGCTGGGAGCTGCGGGACCTCGGCAGCCGGAACGGGACGCTGCTCGGAGGCCAGCGCCTTTCGCCTGGAGAGCGGGTGCCGCTCGCGGAGGGGGCGTCATTCTCGCTGGGAGGCACGAGCCCCACGTTCGTGTTGATCGACGACTCCCCGCCGGGCGCGGCGGCGCGGCACCATTCGAGCGGGGCGCGGCGCACCGCCTCGGGGGGCATGCTTCTCCTGCCCGACGAGGAGCTGCCGCTCGTGAGCGTATTCGAGAATGGCGAGGGCCAATGGGTGGCCGAGACCGGCGACGATGTGCAGCCGGTCGAGGATCGGCAGGTCATCACGATTGCGGGCGAACCCTGGACGCTCGAGCTCCCGCCGCGTGATACCGAGACCTGGCAGAGCGACATCCGGAGCCCGTCGCTGGAGACCATTCATCTGCGGCTCGCCGTGAGCCAGAATGAAGAGCAGGTGGCGGCGACGGTGGTGATGGGCCGGCGGGAGGAGGAGCTCCCTGCACGTACCCACCATTACCTTCTGGTCACGCTGGCCCGCGCGTGGCTCGAAGATCGCGACGCGCCAGCGGCGAAGCGAGGCTGGCTCGGGCGCGAGGAGTTATGCAGAATGCTGGCGACGGACGTGAACAAGCTGAACGTCGACATCCACCGCGCCCGCAGGCAGCTCGCGGTCCTGGGCGTCCAGAATGCCGCAGGGCTCGTGGAGCGACGGCCGAGCACGGGGGAGCTCCGGATCGGCGTGCGGAGCGTCGAGGTCGTCCGGATGTAA
- a CDS encoding SUMF1/EgtB/PvdO family nonheme iron enzyme, which yields MDPSPDPPPTVDASSASPASVLAAETESGVRAVEPMVADEPSLPRRYEDLGRIARGGAGDVRRVRDLLFGRVLAMKVLRWEHVTNPRMRARFIGEIELTARLQHPGIIPVHERGQFDDGRPWFTMQEVRGRTFDAVIAELYGAAGPTGFGPTPSGWTFRRAVDAFARITQAVAYAHGEGILHRDLKPMNLMVGEQGEAFVMDWGLARRIGDPLPSEPDDDDAIHADDDGELTRHGEVLGTPTYMPPEQAGGERAMHGKPSDVYALGAILYHLLAGRPPYRGSGLAIWRQVLLGPPIPVVEAAEGGPALPRELVAICERAMQRDPAARYPDAAALGREVLDWLDGARRREQARLALAEAAALLPEIAELRARAREVTAHARRLMVAVRPYDPVEVKRPAWALEDEASRIAQDAALREAALLQAAHGALILDPELPEAHALLADRHCAELLAAERAHRQEDAARAEAMLRTHDRGRHAAILRGDGALSLVTDPEGAEVLLCRYTARDRRLVAEPVRHLGRAPIREAALPRGSYLLVISAPGRAEVRLPVCIERGAHWDGAPPGETGPRVLSLPLLHALGPDDCFVPAGYADIGGDPEAPDSLPFRRVWIDAFVMRRFPVTNGEYLVFLNALLGEGREEEALACVPRTAHGMAEARDERPLFGREASGRFVLAVDEAGARLAPEWPVASIDWRAALSYARWLSARTGLPWRLPNELEREKAARGVDGRAYPWGDYPDATFACVLESHAGVPMRVGADSHPTDESPYGVRGLSGNSRDWCGNVWRREGPTIVGERVLLDEASPEDPEHRAVRGGGWSSALSFARAAGRFGLLPGIRRATVGLRVARSFPADVEAR from the coding sequence ATGGATCCCAGCCCCGATCCTCCGCCGACGGTGGACGCTTCCAGCGCTTCGCCTGCGTCGGTCCTCGCCGCCGAGACCGAGTCCGGTGTGCGCGCGGTGGAGCCGATGGTAGCCGACGAGCCGTCGCTGCCGCGCCGCTACGAGGATCTCGGCCGCATCGCGCGCGGGGGGGCCGGCGACGTGCGACGCGTGCGCGATTTGCTCTTCGGGCGTGTGCTCGCGATGAAAGTGCTGCGCTGGGAGCACGTGACCAACCCGCGGATGCGCGCCCGATTCATCGGCGAGATCGAGCTTACGGCGCGGCTGCAACACCCGGGAATCATTCCCGTCCACGAGCGAGGCCAGTTCGACGACGGCCGGCCCTGGTTCACCATGCAAGAGGTCCGCGGACGTACCTTCGACGCCGTGATTGCGGAGCTCTACGGGGCCGCGGGGCCGACGGGCTTCGGGCCCACGCCCTCGGGCTGGACCTTCCGCCGCGCCGTCGACGCGTTCGCGCGCATCACCCAGGCGGTCGCGTACGCGCATGGCGAGGGGATTCTTCATCGTGATCTCAAGCCGATGAACCTCATGGTTGGGGAGCAGGGCGAGGCGTTCGTCATGGACTGGGGTCTCGCGCGCCGCATTGGTGATCCGCTGCCGAGCGAGCCGGACGATGACGACGCGATCCACGCCGACGACGACGGTGAGCTCACGCGCCATGGCGAGGTGCTCGGGACGCCCACGTATATGCCGCCCGAGCAGGCGGGCGGCGAGCGCGCCATGCATGGGAAGCCGAGTGACGTCTACGCCCTCGGCGCGATCCTTTATCATCTCCTCGCCGGGCGACCGCCCTATCGGGGCAGTGGCCTCGCCATCTGGCGGCAGGTGCTCTTGGGCCCGCCGATCCCGGTCGTCGAGGCGGCCGAGGGGGGGCCTGCATTGCCGCGGGAGCTCGTCGCGATATGCGAGCGCGCCATGCAGCGTGATCCTGCCGCGCGGTACCCCGACGCCGCGGCGCTCGGCCGTGAGGTCCTCGATTGGCTCGACGGGGCGCGACGCCGCGAGCAGGCCCGCCTCGCGCTCGCAGAGGCGGCGGCGCTCCTGCCGGAGATCGCGGAGTTGCGGGCACGAGCGCGCGAGGTCACGGCGCACGCGCGGCGGCTCATGGTGGCAGTGCGCCCGTACGATCCGGTGGAGGTCAAACGGCCCGCCTGGGCGCTCGAGGACGAGGCGTCGCGGATTGCGCAGGACGCGGCGCTCCGCGAGGCGGCCCTGCTGCAAGCGGCGCACGGCGCGCTGATTCTGGACCCCGAGCTGCCCGAGGCGCACGCCCTGCTCGCCGATCGTCATTGCGCCGAGCTCCTCGCCGCCGAGCGCGCGCACCGGCAGGAGGACGCGGCTCGCGCCGAGGCCATGCTCCGGACCCACGATCGGGGCCGACACGCAGCGATTTTGCGCGGCGACGGCGCGCTCTCGCTCGTGACCGATCCCGAAGGCGCCGAGGTGCTGCTCTGCCGATACACCGCGCGCGATCGGCGCCTCGTGGCCGAGCCGGTGCGGCATCTCGGGCGCGCGCCGATCCGGGAGGCGGCGTTGCCCCGCGGCAGTTATCTCCTCGTGATCTCGGCGCCGGGGCGCGCCGAGGTGCGCCTGCCAGTATGCATCGAGCGAGGCGCCCACTGGGACGGCGCGCCGCCGGGCGAGACGGGGCCGCGTGTCCTCTCTTTGCCCCTCCTGCATGCGCTCGGGCCGGACGATTGCTTCGTTCCTGCGGGGTATGCCGACATCGGCGGCGATCCGGAGGCGCCGGACAGCCTCCCCTTCCGGCGGGTCTGGATCGATGCGTTCGTCATGCGCCGCTTCCCGGTGACGAACGGCGAATACCTCGTGTTCCTGAATGCCCTGCTCGGCGAGGGCCGCGAGGAGGAGGCACTCGCGTGCGTGCCGCGCACCGCGCACGGGATGGCGGAGGCCAGGGACGAGCGGCCCCTGTTTGGCCGCGAGGCTTCGGGGCGCTTCGTGCTGGCGGTCGACGAGGCCGGCGCGCGATTGGCGCCGGAATGGCCTGTGGCGTCCATCGATTGGCGTGCGGCGCTTTCGTACGCGCGCTGGCTTTCGGCGCGGACGGGGCTGCCCTGGCGGCTGCCGAACGAGCTCGAACGCGAGAAGGCCGCGCGTGGCGTGGATGGCCGGGCCTATCCGTGGGGCGATTACCCGGACGCGACGTTCGCGTGTGTGCTCGAAAGCCACGCGGGCGTGCCGATGCGCGTCGGCGCGGACAGCCATCCGACCGACGAGAGCCCTTATGGGGTGCGCGGGCTCAGCGGCAACTCGCGAGATTGGTGCGGCAACGTGTGGCGGCGCGAGGGACCGACGATCGTCGGGGAGCGCGTGCTCCTCGACGAGGCGTCGCCGGAGGATCCGGAGCATCGGGCGGTGCGGGGCGGCGGATGGAGCAGCGCGCTTTCCTTCGCGCGGGCGGCGGGGCGCTTCGGGCTTTTGCCTGGGATCCGGCGAGCGACGGTGGGGCTCAGGGTCGCGCGGAGCTTTCCCGCGGACGTGGAGGCGCGCTGA
- a CDS encoding FIST signal transduction protein: protein MHTDALIAGREVAEELTFELGGPPETVLLFVSSQHDPTEVLAGLRGRLLAGVVVVGCSSFAEINTDEGLSSSVTAMGLRGIECAAFKVDGMLPDSRRAGRALAEKIRGFGPSLVVTFPDGIQGSPAEYVRGLQDVLGATFPIVGGVAAEHLAFERTYEICDGEVLTGGAVALAIRGTRAIATAAKSGFRPLGAVRTVTRVEGKNLILELDGKPALRIYKDFLGHAFRDQHMIGIEFPLLVVLDFEGSYMDSDERVNVVRVVRKLDEEKGGLLLSSEIAVGMKIRLTCSTRDDLLLAAAQAAEEAHRKMPSPALALIFGCAGRKLILGTRYQEEIRRAFSALAPGVPKVGFYTYGELCPVRDVTLCHDETFTVVLLGA, encoded by the coding sequence GTGCATACGGATGCCCTGATCGCGGGTCGGGAGGTCGCCGAGGAGCTGACCTTCGAGCTCGGCGGTCCGCCCGAGACCGTCCTTCTTTTCGTGTCGAGCCAGCACGATCCCACGGAGGTGCTCGCGGGCCTCCGGGGCCGCCTGCTCGCGGGGGTCGTCGTCGTGGGGTGTTCGAGCTTCGCCGAGATCAATACGGACGAAGGCCTCAGCTCGTCCGTGACCGCCATGGGCCTGCGGGGGATCGAATGCGCCGCGTTCAAGGTCGATGGCATGCTGCCCGACAGCCGGCGCGCCGGGCGCGCGCTCGCGGAGAAAATTCGAGGCTTTGGCCCGAGCCTGGTCGTCACGTTTCCCGATGGCATCCAGGGGAGCCCCGCCGAGTACGTCCGCGGGCTGCAGGACGTGCTCGGCGCGACGTTCCCCATTGTGGGCGGCGTCGCTGCGGAGCACCTCGCCTTCGAGCGCACCTACGAGATTTGCGACGGGGAGGTGCTCACCGGCGGCGCCGTCGCCCTCGCCATTCGCGGCACGAGGGCGATCGCCACGGCCGCAAAGTCGGGGTTTCGGCCGCTTGGGGCCGTCCGCACCGTGACGCGCGTCGAGGGGAAAAACCTCATCCTGGAGCTCGACGGAAAACCCGCGCTCCGGATCTACAAGGATTTCCTCGGACACGCGTTCCGGGACCAGCACATGATCGGGATCGAGTTTCCGCTGCTCGTGGTCCTCGATTTCGAAGGCAGCTACATGGATTCGGACGAGCGCGTGAACGTGGTGCGGGTGGTGCGCAAGCTCGACGAGGAGAAAGGCGGGCTGCTGCTCAGCAGCGAGATCGCCGTGGGCATGAAGATTCGCCTGACGTGCTCGACCCGGGACGATCTGCTCCTCGCAGCCGCCCAGGCGGCCGAGGAGGCGCATCGAAAAATGCCGTCGCCCGCGCTCGCGCTCATTTTTGGTTGCGCCGGGCGCAAGCTCATCCTCGGCACGCGTTATCAGGAGGAGATCCGGCGCGCGTTCTCCGCGCTCGCGCCGGGCGTGCCCAAGGTCGGGTTTTATACGTACGGCGAGCTTTGCCCCGTGCGTGACGTCACCCTCTGTCACGACGAGACGTTTACCGTGGTCCTCCTCGGGGCGTGA